In Ktedonobacterales bacterium, the genomic window TTTTGTGAACTTCCCGGTGCCGCCTGGTGTGGAGAAAGATCACTATTGTGGAAACGGCAGGTGTTCCACGGACTGGTTCATTACCGGCACGGTTCCCAATGGCGCTGTGGGCAATGCTGGTCAGGCGATTCCAGCCTCCTGCTTGCAAGTTGCCAGACATGGGGCGCCTGATGGAAATAACTGGAAAGTCAACTGTCCCGCGCCAAAGGAGCCTCCTGGCCCACCAGGAGGTGGCGGTGGTGGAGGCGGTGGAGGGGGTGGTGGTGGCGGTGGCCCATGCACCACGCCACCTTGTCCACCTCCGCCAGTCCCGGCTACGACGCCTGTCGCGCCGTTCTATGGGCCGGTCAGCCCCGCTGCGCCGCAGCCTGCGCCCATGCCGAACAGGCCGCCCCAGCAGTGGCCGTCCATCCAGGACATCAATGTGCAGCGTCAGACGCTGTAGACCTGAAGATAGCCGCGATCCAGATGAAGCCAACGCGCTGCCGCCGAGGAGGTACCCGGCGGCATCCGTTTATAGCATTCGATTATTATGAAGTCGCAGCGATCCTTCACTGCAAAGAAAGAGAGCGATCTATGCCTGATGTGGTCCTCAAAAAGGCGACGTGCAGCCTGGTCATCGAGCAGGACGGGAAGCTGCTGCTGGTGCAAGAAGCCGATCCCGATATATATCAATTGTGGAATCAACCAGCAGGGCATGTAGAGCCAGACGAAACCTTCGAGCAATGCGCGCTGCGCGAGGCGCGCGAAGAGACGGGCTACGATGTGGACCTGATCGGCCTCCAGGCAATTTACTACGACGTGGCGGCGGGTGATGTCGAGATCAACATTTGCTTTCGCGCCCGGCCCCTGGGGGAGCCGCGCCATCCCCTGGCCGATGATGTGCTGGGGACGCGCTGGTTCAGCCGCGCGGAACTCATGGCCTTCCCCCGCGAGCAACTGCGCCACGCGCGCACGTTGCGCCGCCTGGAAGACTGGCTGGCAGGCAAGGCGTTCCCCCTGGAAGTCATTGTGCAGTCGCCCCTGCGTTTTGGGTGAAGAACCTACGAAGAATCTACCTGGCACGGCTGCCAGCCTAAGCAACTGGATTGGGCGGTGTTTCGCCGCGCAGGTGCGCCAGGATATTCGCTGCGGCAGTGGTTGCCATCAGCGCGCGGGTTTCGTAGGTGGCGCTGCCGATATGCGGGGCCAGCACCACCTGTTCCATCTGGAGCAGGGCTGGATGAATGCGCGGCTCGTCCTCAAAGACATCGAGCGCCGCGCCGCGCAATTGGCCCGCCTGGAGCGCGGAGACCAGCGCCGCTTCGTCCACAATGGGACCGCGCGCCGTGTTGATCAGGTAGGCGTCTGGCTTGAGGAGGCCGAGCATTTCGGCGTTCAGCAAGTGATGCGTCTGCGGCGTATAGGGTACGTGCAGCGAGACGAAATCGGCGCGGCGCAGCACTGCTTCGAGCGACGCAAAGCTGGCGTTCAGGGCGCGCTCTTCTTCGCTGGGGAGCGGATGGTGGGCGGTGTAGAGGGTAGACATGCCAAAGCCGAGCGCCCGACGGGCAACGGCGCAGCCAATGCGCCCCATGCCTACAATGCCCAGCGTCTTGCCGGTGAGTTCCGCGCCCAGGAACAGCAAGGGTTGCCAGCCGGTGAAGCGGCCCGCGCGCGTAAATCGCTCCGCTTCGGGAATGCGCCGGGCCACCGCCAGCAGCAGGGCAAAGGTGAAGTCGGCGGTGGCATCGGTCAAGACGCCGGGCGTGTTGGTCACAAGAATGCCCAGGCGGCGCGCCGCCTCCAGAGCGATGTTGTTGTAGCCAACGGCCATATTCGCCACCAGCCGCAGCGGGGGCGTCCCCCGCGCGCCAGCTTCGAGCAGCGCGGCATCAATCTGGTCGGTCAACAGGCAAAGCAGATAGTCATGGCCGGGCAAACGGGCGCGCAATTCCTCCGCTGTCCAGATCGCGCCAGGGGTCGGATTGCTCTCCAGCGAAACGTCCCCGGCGGCGCGCAACAAGGCCAGCCCTTCATCGGGAATCTGCTGAGTGATCAGAATGCGTGAGGACATTTTATGGGTAGCGATAGGATACACCAGCAGGTGTCAATCCTACGGCTCCTTGACGGAGTTTTTCGGCGGCATCATACACACGCTGCGCGGCCTCATCGTCCAGCAGCCACTCGCCACAATAGGAACACTCGCCGACGGTAAGCGGTACCTTGACGGTATCATCGCCTACACTCACCACCTGCTCGCGCTCGCGCAGGATATATGTATCCTCACGGCCACAGCGTGGGCAAATGATGCCCTCCAGAATTGCTGTGTGGTTTGCCATCTGGTTTACCTCCCCGTATTCAGTATACCTTTCCATTCGGCGGTTAGCCGCCTGTGATCTCGCCGTTCTCGCCGTTTTCTGCTGATGGCTGGCCCGCGCCGACTCCTGTATCACCGACGATTACCAGCGGCTGGCCCTGATTCACCGCCTGGCCTGTGGTGACTCTGATCTCTTTGACGACCCCGCTGCGCGGCGCGCCCAGATCGTTTTCCATCTTCATCGCTTCCAACACGGCCACCGTCTGGCCGCGCTCCACCGTGTCGCCAACGGCCACCGGGATATTGACAACCAGGCCGGGCATCGGCGCTTTGACGCTGGCGTCGCCGCCTTCGTGTCCACCACCCGCCAGGCTTGCCAGAGCGCGAGCGCGCTCGTCCTCCAGCCGCACTTCATAGGGCTGGCCCTCGATCAAGACTTCGTAGCGTTGGCCGCCCTCGTCGTCGGCCTCCAGGCGGCGCACGACGACCTCATAGGAGCGGTTGTTGATCAGCAGGCTGTAGCGTCCCGCGCCTGGAACGGCTTCGGCGCTGCCAATACGCAGCCAGTCGGCGGCATAGGCCGCGCCATCCAGAGTAAGGCGGCGCTGCTGACCGTTCTCACCAACGCTGATGCTGAAGCGCTGGTCGCCTGAAGACGCGATATAGCGCATGATCTTTGATTACTCCTGTCCTCTCGGAGAGAGGTTCTCATTCTTCCCGGTAGAGTGAGTATACGAGAGGGAGCGCGGCGCGGTCAAGCGCCCGCGTGTCTGGTCTTGCTCATCGGTAGCTGCCCGGGTTATATTTGTAAGGCACAGCAAAGCACGCCAGAAGAGAAAGAACAAGCTGCATGAAGCCATACAAATGCCTCTTTGTGGATTGGCATCTGACGCTCTCGAATGCTCTGTTCTGGGAGCAGTTTAGCGATCCCACCCACCCACAGCACCCGCTTTTTGCCTTCATGCAATCAACGCTCTTTGCGCCTGCCGGGGTGAAAACATGGGTTCTGCCCTGGATGCGCGGGGAGTTCACCAGCGAGGAAGTGCTTGCAGAGGTATGTCGCGGTACCGCTTTTGACTCCACTTTTGCGCTGCGCGCGCTGCAAAGCAGTTGCCAGCAGATGCGCCTGGTTTCCGAAGCCATCCCTCGCTACGTTGCGGGTCTGCAAGCAAAGGGCCTTCAGGTAGTCATCGCCACCGACAATATGGATACGTTTCACCGCTGGACCGTTCCCAGCTTGCGGCTGCGCGCCTTGTTTGATGATATTCTGTGTTCCTTCGAGCAACAGGCGCTCAAGATAGATGCAGATCAGCGTGGGCAGAGCCGCTTCTTTGCCGATTACCTGTGCGCTCACCACCTTGGTTGGGGCGAGAGCCTGCTGCTGGATGACGGCGACGAGGATTACGGCTCCATCATCCGGCAGTTTGGCATTGAGTATCAAGCTATCGAGCCAGGGAAGGGGCTGGTTCCGGCCCTGCAAGGGCTATTAGCCTCTTTTCCCTGAAGACGATGCGCTATAATACAGCAGAGTTCGGCGAATGCTCTTTGCCGAAGGCGCTTTTGGAAGATGTTTGTGCTAGTTTCAGAAACAGGTAGTGCGTGCCATTCTTACGACGCCATGAACGGCAGGGAAGTTCGCCAGCGCGCGCCGTTGTGCCTGCTGCGACACCAGAAGCAGCGGATAGAGCGATCACGCGGCTGCTCGCGGAGTGGGAACTGCGCCTCCGTCGTTTTCAGGAGGAAGGCGGCGGTGCGCTGCCAACCGGGCCTGCTGGGTCTGACAATCCAGAGGTTGTAGCCGCCCGCCAGCGCGTGGTCCAACAGCTTGCCGCGCTTGGCCCGGCGGCGCTGGAGCCGCTGGTGCGCACCCTGCGCCCTGATATTCTCAATGACCTGACCCTGGGGCGCGCCGTCATGGCGACGCTGGCGTTGGGGCGAATGGGCGATTTTCGAGCCGCACCCGCGCTGCTGGCGGCTCTGGGTGATCGAGGCGAAGGCCGCGAGCGGGCGCGTGCGGCTGCGGCGACGGCGCTGGGGGAGTTGAAGGCGGAAGCTGCTGCCACCCTCTATGAGCAGACGCTTACCGGCCAGATCAGTGCCGACTGGCAGGCGAAGGCAAAACGGCTGGGTGCGCTGCCTATGGAAACAGTAGTCGAGGCCTTGGTAGAGGCGCTGCGCGACCCCGCGCCAGAGGTACGCGCGGCGGCTGCCGATGCCTGTATTGACCTGTGCCTGGCTGATCCCCCTCCGGCGCTGCTCTTCGGGAGTGGTCGGCAGACATGGTACTCTACCCTGGCCGGAGCGGTTGAGCCGCTGATCGAGGCGCTCAAAGATGATTCGGCAGCGGTTCGCGCCCATGCATCCACGGCGCTTGGCTGGATTGGCGACGCGCGCGTGGCAGCGTCATTGAGCGCATGCCTGAAAGACCCTGATGAGCACTGCCGCGCCGCTGCGGCGCTGGCGCTGGGGATGCTGCGCTCGCCGCTCGCGCTGAAGCCGCTGGCGCGGGCGCTTGGCGATGCAAGCGCGGCTGTGCGACAGCAGGTTGCCGAGTCCCTGGGCGAACTGGGCGATCCGATTACCGCCGATCTGCTGCTGGACGCCTTGGCTGATGAGCAGGAGGTGGTTGAAGTGCGCGCTGCTGCGGCGCGGGCGCTGGGGAATCTGCATCTTCCCCATGCCCTGCCGATCTTCCAGGGATTGCTTGGCGCGCCGGACCCGGCGCTGCGCATAGCGGCTATCGAGGCGCTGGGCCGCCTGGGTTTTGGGCGCGCGTATCGCCTACTCGCCCCCATTCTCTGGCGTGATCCCGACCGGGCAGTGCGCCACGCCGCCGCCCGTGTTGTTGCCCAACTGGCCGAGGCCAGGCAGGGGCGCGCCCGCTGGCGCTTGCGCCTGGCGCTGCGTGTCGCGCGCCAGGCGCGCAAAGAGGCGCTGGTAATTCTGGAGGAATCTGCCAGGCATGCCCATCAAGCACTGCGCGAGTGAAAAAAGGTGGCGCTGCTGTCTACACTGGCCCCGGCGCCAGGAGGCAGGTTTTCTGGCTGCGCTTGCTCCTGAAGATGCAAGATATAGCCAACCGTGGGGAGCGTGAGCAGGAAGCGAGGCCGCTCCGGGTCTGGCTCAATCTTCTGGCGCAGGTGATGGATATGTGTTTTGATGAGGTTCGGTTCGTGGCCCTCAAAGCCCCAGATGTGCTGCAAGATGGTGCTGGCAGGGATCACCTGGCCCGCGTTCGCCACCAGCAAATGCAGCAGGCGTCCTTCAGTGGGGGTGAGGCGATAGTGATGTCCATTGCGGAGAACTTCGTGGCGCGCCATATTGACACTACTGGGGCCAATCTTAAACTGGCCGTCGCTTCTGGCGGCAGAGAGGGTTTGAGCGCGCCGCCCCAGGGCATTGATACGCGCCTGTAACTGGCGCATGGAGATTGGCTTGCGTAAATAATCATCTGCGCCCTGCTCCAGCGCGCGCACCTCTTCTTCTTCCTGGCGCGGGTCGGTCAGCACAAGAATCAGGCCCCGCCCCTCCAGCCGTAATCGCTTGCAGAACTCAGGGCCGGTGGCTCCTGGGAGGGCCAGATCAACCAGCGCAAGTTCCGGGGATCGTTCGCGCCAGAGCTTGAGCGTTTCGCTGGCGTTTTGGGCAATCAGCGGGTCATGGCCGTGGCTGCGTAACCAGTAAGAGAGGATGGTGACAAATTCGTCATCCGGGTCTGCAATGAGGATATTCATGGGGCCATCCTTATTTCTTCGTTTCTTTTTCGTTTGTATGTGATTGTCGCGGACGCCCTCTTTCGCCGGGCGTCTGAAGCCTACCCCAAGAAGAGAACGTGCGCTGTGGCCTGTTTTACGGATTGATTGTCTCCTGTCTCACTTTTTTCGGCCTGAAAGGTCTTTGAGAGCCTTGTGCGCAGATGGCTGGCAGGGTATACTCAAGCCAGGCATCTCGAAACGAGTAGGGGGTAAACCTTATGGGGCAATACCTCACAGTCTGGTGGGTAGTCTGGTGGGTGGGCGCGACGCTCCTCACCCTGGGCCTGGTGGTTCTCAACGCGTACCGGCGGCGGCGCATCGCGCATACTGGCGATGAGGCGACGCAGGCAGCCCTTCCCACTTTGCGCGATGATCTGTTGTGGGGCGGACTGATTGTGCTGGGCGGCGCTGCTGGCCTGGGAGTGATCCTTTCGTTATTGCCGGGTGGGCATACGGCGCGCGGCTTGTTGGCCGCAGCTATCTTTGGGCTGCTGATGTTGTTAGGGTTGCTGATGCTCCTCAAAAATGGGCTGGCCCCTACCGATGTCCTGCGGCTGGATGCTGTGGACCCGCCAGAGACCCCTGATCCTGACGCCTCTGAAGGGGAGACAGTGGAAAGGCCCACGTACCCCAGGGCAAAGCCAGGCTTCTAGCGACGCCTCCTCCTCTATCCCCCACAGGACGCCAACGTGTTCTGTGGGCGTTTTTCTTGGCATAGTAGGTGCAATCTTCCAGGCATAAACGGGCGCTTCCTGAGAAAGCGTTGAAGAGAGCTTTTGCCCTTGACGGTAGCCCCCCTTTTGTCCTATTGGGCTAGCCAGGGAAGGTAAAGGCGTGACAAATAGGCGAACTCGTCCGTCCTATTAACGGAGATCGACCAGAGGGTCGCATGAGTGGAAGCTGAGCAGAGAGGGGACGAGGCAAGAGCCGTTCTAAGGGTTCACTGTCGCACTCTTCAGGATAGATGAGCAAGGCGCGCCCTGGGCTTTTCCTATTGCCGGGGCGTTTTCTATTTCGGGGTATGCTGTATTCGGAGGAGAGTACCTTGGGCTTGTTAGTGCAGGGAGAGCAGGTAAAGCGCCTTCATCGCTTGCGCCTGGTCGTCCATCGGTTGACAGAGCGTCCTGCGGAGCGGGAACACACGACAGATGTCATCAGTATCGCTAAGCCGGGTTGGCTGCTCCTTTTTTTTGATACCTGCTGTCTAGCAGGGCTGCTCGGCCTGACCCTCTATGTTTCCTGGGTCTACGACAAATTACCCGCCGGTGATCCGCGAGAGTATCATACGTATGCGGTAGCTTTCTGGCATGTTCCTCCTCCTTTTCATGCGTTCCCACAAGAGTATCCGCCGCTTTCGCTGCTTCCGTTTTCGTTTACGCTCTTTCCTCCGTCTTCGATCCATTACTATTGGGTCTTTGCGCTGTGGATGGGGTTGATCGTCTGCCTCTCCTATGTCTGGTTTGCGCGCACCCTTTCGCGTCAGAAAGCGATTACGTATGCCGCCTATCTCCTGGTTGGAGCGACGGGCACCTTGCTGATGCGCTTTGATTTGCTGCCCGCGTTGGTAACGCTTGGGGCGCTGGTGTTGGCCGAACGCAAGCACTATCGGTGGGCCTACGCGCTGCTGGCGATTGGCGTCCTGCTGAAGCTGTACCCCGGATTTCTGGTTCCGGTACTGATGGCGTATCAATGGCGCGAAGCCATGTCAGCGCGCCCGGCCCGCCTGGGTGAAGGGCAGCGAGATTGGCGCTCGTATCTGGCGGCATGCTGGCGGGGAGTGAGGGCGGGCAGAGCCGCCTGGCGCGGTTCCGCGCGCCAGTTCTGGCAGGGCAGCAGAGCGATGTTTCCCGGCCTGGGTACATTTGTCCTGGTGACGCTGCTGGGCTTCAGTATGCCCGCTGTGATCAATTTCATTGGGACGATTTCAGAGTTCAAATATGCGCTGTCCCGCCCGATCCAGATTGAATCCGCGCCCGCAACGCTGCTCTGGTTGGGGACGTTCCTGGGCTTTCCGGCAGGCCCAAACCAGTCGTTTAACTCGCTGAATCTGGTGGGACCGCTGGATAGCACGATTAAACTGATCTCGTTGCTGGCCCTGATCGGCGGGACGCTGCTGGTTTGCTGGCGGGTATCGCGTGGGAAGCTGTCGCTGGGCCAGGGGTTTGTGGCCCTCGTTGCAGTGGTCCTGGCGTCGAATAAGCTGCTGAGTCCCCAGTACATTATGTGGATTCTGCCGCTGGTGGCTTATGTCGAGGGGTTTGATCTGTTGTGGCTGACGATTTGCGCGCTGACTACCCTGATCTTTCCCTTTATTTACCAGACGCGCCACCCCATTCTGATGGTACCCGCCAATCCAGGGTTCCTGACGACCATTGCGCTGCGGAACGTATTCCTGGTGGCTGCGGCTGTACTGGCGGTTCGGGGGCGACAGCGCGCCGCTGCTGCCTCGTCTGACGAGGCAGCAGCGGCGGAACTGGAATTGGTTGGCCTGGCGCGCCCCGACCTGCTGGCTCAGCGCGTACCCGTGACGCCGGAGAACCAGGAGGTTTCGGAAGGGGACCGCGAGCCGCTGGTGAAGACGCCCCAGTAATGGCGCTATTTTTTCTTCCTGGGGCCGCCAGCAGATCGCGGCGTGGGGGGCTGCTCATCCGAATCGGGCCGCGCCTGGCGGGCGTCTTCATGCTGTGGCGCTTGCCGCGCTGCCCGACTGGTTCTAGGCTGGCTCCGCGTTGCGCGCCTGGCCGGTGGTTGCTGAGACGCCTCTTTGGCAGATTTTGCAGTTTCCTTTGCGTCCTGCGGCGTCTTCTCTGGCGCGGCTGGCGCTGACGCTGCCGGAGAAGATACCGGATCAGGCGGGATGAGCCAGGTATCAGGCGCAGCCTCTGCCGCAGGCGCAGCCTCCGCCGCAGGTGTACTCTGAGCCGCTGTGGGCCGGGCAGAGTGACTTGCCTGCCCTTTCATTGCCGGGTCCACCAGTTCTGGCGGCGCCAGGAACCAGGCGCGCAGCAGTTCATTCACTTCGTCGGCCTGTTCTTCCTGGGCCGCATTGCCCGCCTGCGTGATCAGTTCCAGCCGTGTGTGCGGGTTGAGCGTGGTCAGGGCTTCGGCATGCGTGGGGTCGTTAATGGCGTCCTGAATACCCCAGACGAGCAAGATGGGCTGCCGAAGGGCGGCAAACTCCCCTGCCACGTCTCTATCCAGTTTGCCGCTCATAAAAGCCAGCGGCGCAAAGCGCGCGCCGTACTGGTGCGTGGTGGCGAATAGATACTGCACTACCTCCGGGGTCACATGCTCAGGATTGGCGTAACTCTGATGGGCAATGAGCCAGGACAATGCTGTCCTGGTCGTCAGAAATGCGTAGGGTACCTGACCGGCGGTAGTTTCGCTGATGCGCCGCAAGATGCTGCGCAGCGCCCCGCTTGATCTGTCAGACCATTCGTGGTTCTGGGCCGCAGAGGGCGGGATAATGCCGGTGGGGCTGATAAAGACCAGGCGATTGAAGAGCTGGCTGTCGAGATTGGCGGCGCGCGCGGCGAAGGCGGCGCTGTGGTCGCGGGCAACCACGATAGCTGGCCGGGCGATGACTTCGCGGGCAAAATCGGTGATAAGCTGCACGTAGAGATCGGCGCTGTATTCAATGGCGGGCCGGTCCGAGAGGCCAAAGCCCAGCAGATCGGGCGCGTAGACGCGAAACGTCTGACTGAGCGCGCTAAAGTTCTTGCGCCACTCGAACGAGGAGCCGCTCAGGTGGACGCTGTGCAGCAGCAGGACGGGCTGCGCGTCGGCAGGCCCGCGCACTTTATAGAACACGTCACCTTCGCGGAAGCGGAAGATGCGGCTGTCGCCTTCCAGGGCGCTCTCCAGCGGCTGAGGCGTGGCAAGCACGCTGCTGGCCGTGACTACCAGCGCGCCCCCGGCAACCACCGCGCCAGTCAGCGCCACTCCCCGCGAGATTGATCGTATGGCCCCCATGCTTTTCGTTCCTTTCCAAATACCGGGTAGCTCTCTCACTGAGCGCCGCGCCCAGGCGATGAAAGCGCCAGGGATGATCTCGCAAATCCTATACCATACGCGCCCGCCTGGCTAGAAACATGCCTGCGACTCAACGACCTGATACCCGCGTTCTTGCAGCACGTGCAAGAGTTGATCGCAGTGGGCGCGGTCACGGGTTTCCAGCGTCAGAATGACTTCGACCTGATGGATGGGGATATGCGCACTCAGTCGGTGATGGTTCACATCCAGCACGTTGACGCCCTCATCGGCAATGACCTGAAGCAGCCGCAGCAGTTCGCCGGGCCGGTCAGCGAGCAAGGTATGGATCGCAAGGAAACGCCCGGCAGCCGAGAGGCCATGCTGGATGAAGCGGCTGACCAGATTGATGTCAATATTGCCGCCGCTGAGCAGGCAAACTACGGCATGCCCTTTGACATTAATGAGGCCGCTGAGCAGGGCGGCGACGCCAATCGCGCCCGCGCCTTCCACCAGGAACTTGCAACGCTCCAGCAGGAGCAGCACAGCGTTGATGATCTGCTCATCGCTCATGAGCAGCACATCATCCACCAGTTCTTTGATGATAGGGAAGGTGATTTCGCCGGGGCGCTTGACGGCGATGCCATCGGCAATGGTGCTGATGGCTGGCAGCGTGACGACCTCGCCGACATCCAGCGAGGCGCGGCACGAGCCGGAACCGCTGGCTTGCACGCCGATGATACGAATGTCGGGATTGAGCGATTTGGCCGCGACGGCTATGCCAGCGATCAGGCCGCCGCCGCCAATAGGCAAGATGAGTGTATCCACGTCGGGCTGCTCGTTGAGCATTTCCAGGCCCAATGTCCCCTGGCCCGCGATCACGTCGGGATCATCAAAAGCGGGAATATAGGTTGCGCCGGTTTCGCGCTGCGCCTCCATACAGCGGGCGTAGGCGTCGTCGTAGGTGTCGCCATGCAGCACAACCTGCGCGCCATAGCTCTGCGTGGCCGTGACCTTGGCGAGCGGGGCAAAGCGCGGCATAAAAATCGTGCAGGATACGCCCGCGTCTCTGGCGGCAATCGCCACGCCCTGCGCGTGATTGCCAGCGGAGGCGGTGATGACGCCGTGTTTGCGCTGCGCCTCGCTGAGCCGGGACATTTTATACGTGGCTCCGCGAATCTTAAACGAACCGGCGCGCTGAAGCATCTCCGCTTTCAGATAGACATTGGCGCCGGTCATGGCGCTGAAGGTGCGCGAATGGACCATCGGGGTGTGGGCGATGCTTTTGCGTAAGACATCCTGGGCGCGCCAGATGTCGGCGATGCTGACGGGCAGCACACCAGGGCGGTCCGCTTTGGAGACTTTCGCCCCGCGTCCATTGACACCGCGCGCGGGACGGGCGCTGGCTGGAGTGGTGGTCGCAGGCTCTTCGGGGGCTTCAACACCTTCCGGGCTGATAGGAGGAGCCGGGGTATCGGCAGCGCCAGTGGCGCGAGGCAGCGACGGAGAAGTGGGCGCGGTGGTTTCCGTGGTCATACGAACGACCTCCTCAAGGCGTGTGCGCACCGTTGCGCGGTGATGTCAGCATCAACGCTGTCATCTTAACACACATCTGCACGATTTGCGCCGCGCGTCTGGTAGAGCCATGCCAGGGACATAACATACAGAACTCCAACGCGCGGGTGGCGCCAGAGCAATAACAGGTAAACTGCGGGAAATAGTGGTATTGTAAGGCAAGAAGTGGTATACTCAGATGGCTTAGACAAAAGGAGGAGTGCCGTGAAAGAAGCGCCAGAATATGTAACCGCCAGGGAGGCGCTGGCATTACTGG contains:
- a CDS encoding NUDIX domain-containing protein, giving the protein MPDVVLKKATCSLVIEQDGKLLLVQEADPDIYQLWNQPAGHVEPDETFEQCALREAREETGYDVDLIGLQAIYYDVAAGDVEINICFRARPLGEPRHPLADDVLGTRWFSRAELMAFPREQLRHARTLRRLEDWLAGKAFPLEVIVQSPLRFG
- a CDS encoding D-glycerate dehydrogenase; its protein translation is MYPIATHKMSSRILITQQIPDEGLALLRAAGDVSLESNPTPGAIWTAEELRARLPGHDYLLCLLTDQIDAALLEAGARGTPPLRLVANMAVGYNNIALEAARRLGILVTNTPGVLTDATADFTFALLLAVARRIPEAERFTRAGRFTGWQPLLFLGAELTGKTLGIVGMGRIGCAVARRALGFGMSTLYTAHHPLPSEEERALNASFASLEAVLRRADFVSLHVPYTPQTHHLLNAEMLGLLKPDAYLINTARGPIVDEAALVSALQAGQLRGAALDVFEDEPRIHPALLQMEQVVLAPHIGSATYETRALMATTAAANILAHLRGETPPNPVA
- a CDS encoding biotin/lipoyl-containing protein, which gives rise to MRYIASSGDQRFSISVGENGQQRRLTLDGAAYAADWLRIGSAEAVPGAGRYSLLINNRSYEVVVRRLEADDEGGQRYEVLIEGQPYEVRLEDERARALASLAGGGHEGGDASVKAPMPGLVVNIPVAVGDTVERGQTVAVLEAMKMENDLGAPRSGVVKEIRVTTGQAVNQGQPLVIVGDTGVGAGQPSAENGENGEITGG
- a CDS encoding HAD family hydrolase: MKPYKCLFVDWHLTLSNALFWEQFSDPTHPQHPLFAFMQSTLFAPAGVKTWVLPWMRGEFTSEEVLAEVCRGTAFDSTFALRALQSSCQQMRLVSEAIPRYVAGLQAKGLQVVIATDNMDTFHRWTVPSLRLRALFDDILCSFEQQALKIDADQRGQSRFFADYLCAHHLGWGESLLLDDGDEDYGSIIRQFGIEYQAIEPGKGLVPALQGLLASFP
- a CDS encoding HEAT repeat domain-containing protein, encoding MPFLRRHERQGSSPARAVVPAATPEAADRAITRLLAEWELRLRRFQEEGGGALPTGPAGSDNPEVVAARQRVVQQLAALGPAALEPLVRTLRPDILNDLTLGRAVMATLALGRMGDFRAAPALLAALGDRGEGRERARAAAATALGELKAEAAATLYEQTLTGQISADWQAKAKRLGALPMETVVEALVEALRDPAPEVRAAAADACIDLCLADPPPALLFGSGRQTWYSTLAGAVEPLIEALKDDSAAVRAHASTALGWIGDARVAASLSACLKDPDEHCRAAAALALGMLRSPLALKPLARALGDASAAVRQQVAESLGELGDPITADLLLDALADEQEVVEVRAAAARALGNLHLPHALPIFQGLLGAPDPALRIAAIEALGRLGFGRAYRLLAPILWRDPDRAVRHAAARVVAQLAEARQGRARWRLRLALRVARQARKEALVILEESARHAHQALRE
- a CDS encoding response regulator transcription factor is translated as MNILIADPDDEFVTILSYWLRSHGHDPLIAQNASETLKLWRERSPELALVDLALPGATGPEFCKRLRLEGRGLILVLTDPRQEEEEVRALEQGADDYLRKPISMRQLQARINALGRRAQTLSAARSDGQFKIGPSSVNMARHEVLRNGHHYRLTPTEGRLLHLLVANAGQVIPASTILQHIWGFEGHEPNLIKTHIHHLRQKIEPDPERPRFLLTLPTVGYILHLQEQAQPENLPPGAGASVDSSATFFHSRSA
- a CDS encoding glycosyltransferase family 87 protein, which gives rise to MGLLVQGEQVKRLHRLRLVVHRLTERPAEREHTTDVISIAKPGWLLLFFDTCCLAGLLGLTLYVSWVYDKLPAGDPREYHTYAVAFWHVPPPFHAFPQEYPPLSLLPFSFTLFPPSSIHYYWVFALWMGLIVCLSYVWFARTLSRQKAITYAAYLLVGATGTLLMRFDLLPALVTLGALVLAERKHYRWAYALLAIGVLLKLYPGFLVPVLMAYQWREAMSARPARLGEGQRDWRSYLAACWRGVRAGRAAWRGSARQFWQGSRAMFPGLGTFVLVTLLGFSMPAVINFIGTISEFKYALSRPIQIESAPATLLWLGTFLGFPAGPNQSFNSLNLVGPLDSTIKLISLLALIGGTLLVCWRVSRGKLSLGQGFVALVAVVLASNKLLSPQYIMWILPLVAYVEGFDLLWLTICALTTLIFPFIYQTRHPILMVPANPGFLTTIALRNVFLVAAAVLAVRGRQRAAAASSDEAAAAELELVGLARPDLLAQRVPVTPENQEVSEGDREPLVKTPQ
- a CDS encoding alpha/beta fold hydrolase: MGAIRSISRGVALTGAVVAGGALVVTASSVLATPQPLESALEGDSRIFRFREGDVFYKVRGPADAQPVLLLHSVHLSGSSFEWRKNFSALSQTFRVYAPDLLGFGLSDRPAIEYSADLYVQLITDFAREVIARPAIVVARDHSAAFAARAANLDSQLFNRLVFISPTGIIPPSAAQNHEWSDRSSGALRSILRRISETTAGQVPYAFLTTRTALSWLIAHQSYANPEHVTPEVVQYLFATTHQYGARFAPLAFMSGKLDRDVAGEFAALRQPILLVWGIQDAINDPTHAEALTTLNPHTRLELITQAGNAAQEEQADEVNELLRAWFLAPPELVDPAMKGQASHSARPTAAQSTPAAEAAPAAEAAPDTWLIPPDPVSSPAASAPAAPEKTPQDAKETAKSAKEASQQPPARRATRSQPRTSRAARQAPQHEDARQARPDSDEQPPTPRSAGGPRKKK
- the ilvA gene encoding threonine ammonia-lyase, with protein sequence MTTETTAPTSPSLPRATGAADTPAPPISPEGVEAPEEPATTTPASARPARGVNGRGAKVSKADRPGVLPVSIADIWRAQDVLRKSIAHTPMVHSRTFSAMTGANVYLKAEMLQRAGSFKIRGATYKMSRLSEAQRKHGVITASAGNHAQGVAIAARDAGVSCTIFMPRFAPLAKVTATQSYGAQVVLHGDTYDDAYARCMEAQRETGATYIPAFDDPDVIAGQGTLGLEMLNEQPDVDTLILPIGGGGLIAGIAVAAKSLNPDIRIIGVQASGSGSCRASLDVGEVVTLPAISTIADGIAVKRPGEITFPIIKELVDDVLLMSDEQIINAVLLLLERCKFLVEGAGAIGVAALLSGLINVKGHAVVCLLSGGNIDINLVSRFIQHGLSAAGRFLAIHTLLADRPGELLRLLQVIADEGVNVLDVNHHRLSAHIPIHQVEVILTLETRDRAHCDQLLHVLQERGYQVVESQACF